Proteins encoded together in one Nocardioides marinisabuli window:
- the ddaH gene encoding dimethylargininase, which yields MRKLALVRRPGPRLADGIVTHIDRSPVDLDLALRQWEGYVAALHDEGWETVEVDPADDCPDAVFVEDTVVVYDDLAVVARPGADERKPETAATEDALRRLGYRLARIEAPDTLDGGDVLKHDGTVWVGLGGRTTPGAVEQLRALLAPLGARVVGVPLAKVLHLKSAVTALPDGTVVGWDPVVDDASVWESYLPVPEEPGAHVVLLDESTVLMSTSAPRTRALLEERGLRVVAVDMSEYEKLEGCVTCLSVRLRGAPTA from the coding sequence ATGAGGAAGCTCGCCCTGGTCCGCCGTCCCGGTCCCCGACTGGCCGACGGCATCGTGACCCACATCGACCGCTCCCCCGTCGACCTCGACCTGGCGCTGCGCCAGTGGGAGGGGTACGTCGCCGCGCTGCACGACGAGGGCTGGGAGACCGTCGAGGTCGACCCGGCCGACGACTGCCCCGACGCGGTCTTCGTCGAGGACACCGTCGTCGTCTACGACGACCTGGCCGTGGTCGCCCGACCCGGTGCCGACGAGCGCAAGCCCGAGACAGCCGCGACCGAGGACGCGCTGCGCCGCCTCGGCTACCGGCTCGCGCGCATCGAGGCGCCCGACACCCTCGACGGCGGCGACGTGCTCAAGCACGACGGCACCGTGTGGGTCGGTCTCGGCGGGCGCACCACCCCCGGTGCCGTCGAGCAGCTGCGGGCCCTGCTGGCGCCGCTGGGCGCTCGCGTGGTCGGCGTACCGCTGGCGAAGGTGCTGCACCTGAAGTCGGCCGTCACCGCGCTGCCCGACGGCACCGTGGTGGGCTGGGACCCGGTCGTCGACGACGCCTCGGTCTGGGAGTCCTACCTGCCGGTGCCGGAGGAGCCCGGCGCGCACGTCGTGCTGCTCGACGAGTCGACGGTGCTGATGTCGACCAGCGCACCGCGCACCCGGGCGCTCCTCGAGGAGCGCGGGCTGCGGGTCGTGGCGGTCGACATGAGCGAGTACGAGAAGCTCGAGGGCTGCGTGACCTGCCTGTCGGTGCGGCTGCGCGGGGCGCCGACGGCCTGA
- a CDS encoding NAD(P)/FAD-dependent oxidoreductase produces MRAEGTLGATYTPDCAALHPARLVRGLARAVERRGVRVLEQTPVTAVTPGRCETPRGVVRAGVVVRATEGWTAHLPGHERDVVPVYSLVIATEPLPEEVWAEIGLARRETFTDHRHLIVYGQRTADGRLVFGGRGAPYHLGSAIRPDHDRDPRVHARLLATLREMFPVLARGRGVRVTHAWGGALGIPRDWCASVGLDRDTGLAWAGGYVGDGVATTNLAGRTLRDLVLGRDTDLTALPWVGHRSPRWEPEPLRWLGINAGLRATTAADVEERWTGRPSLLARAVAPLLG; encoded by the coding sequence GTGCGGGCCGAAGGCACCCTCGGGGCGACGTACACGCCCGACTGCGCGGCGCTGCACCCGGCGCGGCTGGTGCGCGGGCTGGCGCGGGCGGTCGAGCGGCGCGGGGTGCGGGTCCTCGAGCAGACCCCCGTCACCGCGGTCACGCCCGGGCGCTGCGAGACCCCGCGGGGCGTGGTGCGCGCCGGGGTGGTCGTACGGGCCACCGAGGGCTGGACCGCGCACCTGCCGGGGCACGAGCGCGACGTCGTGCCGGTCTACTCGCTGGTGATCGCCACCGAGCCGCTGCCCGAGGAGGTGTGGGCGGAGATCGGTCTGGCCCGGCGCGAGACGTTCACCGACCACCGCCACCTCATCGTCTACGGCCAGCGCACCGCCGACGGGCGGCTGGTCTTCGGCGGGCGGGGTGCCCCGTACCACCTCGGGTCGGCGATCCGGCCCGACCACGACCGCGACCCGCGCGTCCACGCCCGGCTGCTGGCCACGCTGCGCGAGATGTTCCCGGTGCTGGCCCGGGGGCGAGGGGTGCGGGTCACCCACGCCTGGGGCGGGGCGCTGGGCATCCCGCGCGACTGGTGCGCCTCGGTGGGTCTCGACCGCGACACCGGGCTGGCCTGGGCCGGCGGGTACGTCGGCGACGGGGTCGCCACCACCAACCTCGCCGGGCGCACGCTGCGCGACCTCGTGCTCGGCCGCGACACCGACCTGACCGCGCTGCCCTGGGTCGGCCACCGCTCCCCGCGCTGGGAGCCCGAGCCGCTGCGCTGGCTGGGCATCAACGCCGGGCTGCGTGCCACGACCGCCGCCGACGTCGAGGAGCGGTGGACCGGCCGACCCTCCCTGCTGGCGCGCGCCGTCGCGCCGCTGCTGGGCTGA
- a CDS encoding Lrp/AsnC family transcriptional regulator produces the protein MSPRSERATTPLDDVSKAIIEQLQQDGRRSYAAIGKVVGLSEAAVRQRVQRLVEGGVMQVVAVTDPLELGFARQAMVGVRVSGPLEPVADALAEIAEVDYVVITAGSYDLLAEVVAESDEGLLELISQRIRTIEGVVGTETFMYLRLRKQTYSWGVR, from the coding sequence ATGAGCCCCCGCAGCGAGCGCGCCACCACTCCCCTCGACGACGTCTCGAAGGCGATCATCGAGCAGCTCCAGCAGGACGGCCGCCGCTCGTACGCCGCCATCGGCAAGGTGGTGGGGCTCTCCGAGGCCGCCGTGCGCCAGCGGGTGCAGCGCCTGGTCGAGGGCGGGGTGATGCAGGTCGTGGCGGTCACCGACCCCCTCGAGCTGGGCTTCGCCCGGCAGGCGATGGTGGGGGTGCGGGTCAGCGGGCCGCTCGAGCCGGTGGCCGACGCGCTGGCCGAGATCGCGGAGGTCGACTACGTCGTCATCACCGCCGGCTCCTACGACCTGCTGGCCGAGGTGGTCGCCGAGAGCGACGAGGGCCTGCTCGAGCTGATCTCCCAGCGCATCCGCACGATCGAGGGCGTGGTGGGCACCGAGACCTTCATGTACCTGCGGCTGCGCAAGCAGACCTACTCGTGGGGTGTGCGCTGA
- a CDS encoding polyamine ABC transporter substrate-binding protein translates to MTVHPDRLDELLRASRAAGVRGLGRRSFLRGASVSALAVGVPGLLTACGTESQVQTAESCTSEDLSDTEKALVFSNWPEYIDRKGKKMPTLEEFQTTSGISVTYNTDVNDNTEFFGKVKDQLGGCEPIGRDIIVLTDWMAARMVSLGWVQELDMGAMPNVQANLKSDLRSPTWDPDRSYSVPWQSGLTGIAYNAKYTGEVGSFEELMTRSDLKGKVSLLSEMGDTMLFMLLLEGADPEDFTEEQWSGALGRLEGYVGSGQIRRFTGNDYIRDLNAGNVVACEAWSGDVIAMQYDNPDIKWVVPEEGLSLWSDNMLVPNKAEHKANAEALMDFYYQPEIAAQLAAWVNYICPVEGAQEAMEQVDASLVDNPLIFPDEDFLANAYGFMELDESTRQQYDKDFARVIGA, encoded by the coding sequence ATGACCGTCCATCCTGACCGCCTCGACGAGCTCCTCCGCGCCTCCCGTGCCGCGGGCGTGCGCGGTCTCGGACGCCGCTCCTTCCTGCGCGGCGCCTCGGTCTCCGCGCTCGCGGTGGGGGTGCCCGGGCTGCTGACCGCCTGTGGCACGGAGTCCCAGGTGCAGACCGCCGAGTCCTGCACCTCCGAGGACCTCTCGGACACCGAGAAGGCGCTGGTCTTCTCCAACTGGCCCGAGTACATCGACCGCAAGGGCAAGAAGATGCCCACGCTCGAGGAGTTCCAGACCACCAGCGGCATCTCGGTCACCTACAACACCGACGTCAACGACAACACCGAGTTCTTCGGCAAGGTCAAGGACCAGCTCGGCGGGTGCGAGCCGATCGGGCGCGACATCATCGTGCTCACCGACTGGATGGCCGCCAGGATGGTCTCGCTGGGCTGGGTGCAGGAGCTCGACATGGGCGCCATGCCCAACGTGCAGGCCAACCTGAAGTCCGACCTGCGCTCGCCCACCTGGGACCCCGACCGCAGCTACAGCGTGCCGTGGCAGAGCGGGCTGACCGGCATCGCCTACAACGCCAAGTACACCGGCGAGGTGGGCAGCTTCGAGGAGCTGATGACCCGCAGCGACCTCAAGGGCAAGGTCAGCCTGCTCTCCGAGATGGGCGACACGATGCTCTTCATGCTGCTCCTCGAGGGCGCCGACCCCGAGGACTTCACCGAGGAGCAGTGGTCGGGCGCGCTCGGTCGCCTCGAGGGGTACGTCGGGTCCGGGCAGATCCGGCGGTTCACCGGCAACGACTACATCCGCGACCTCAACGCCGGCAACGTGGTGGCCTGCGAGGCGTGGTCGGGCGACGTCATCGCCATGCAGTACGACAACCCCGACATCAAGTGGGTGGTCCCCGAGGAGGGGCTCTCCCTGTGGTCCGACAACATGCTGGTGCCCAACAAGGCCGAGCACAAGGCCAACGCCGAGGCGCTGATGGACTTCTACTACCAGCCCGAGATCGCCGCCCAGCTGGCCGCCTGGGTCAACTACATCTGCCCCGTCGAGGGGGCCCAGGAGGCGATGGAGCAGGTCGACGCCTCGCTCGTCGACAACCCCCTGATCTTCCCCGACGAGGACTTCCTGGCCAACGCCTACGGGTTCATGGAGCTCGACGAGTCCACGCGCCAGCAGTACGACAAGGACTTCGCCCGGGTGATCGGGGCCTGA
- a CDS encoding ABC transporter ATP-binding protein: protein MSQESGAQGAGADLVLSGLTKRFASFTAVDDLDLTVPQGSFFALLGPSGCGKTTTLRMVAGLEEPTGGTITLGDDDITHLKPYKRPVNTVFQSYALFPHLTIAANVAFGLRRRGRKRVAEDVERMLDLVELTGLADRRPAQLSGGQQQRVALARALINQPRVLLLDEPLGALDLKLRRQMQIELKRIQTEVGLTFVHVTHDQEEAMTMADTVAVMNAGRIEQMGPPEVLYECPATTFVANFLGQSNLVAGRVRDGAGEGDLVLDVHGTTVHADRARAVVAQGDVWVGVRPEKVVLAPAGGAPSEPAGNCLRGGVVSDVSFVGVSTQYLVRMPWGQELTAFSQNSGHHERLRTGAAVDLHWSPAHTFCLDASQDAAAGVEPEDR from the coding sequence GTGAGCCAGGAGAGCGGTGCGCAGGGGGCGGGCGCCGACCTGGTGCTGAGCGGCCTGACCAAGCGCTTCGCGTCGTTCACCGCCGTCGACGACCTCGACCTGACGGTGCCCCAGGGCTCCTTCTTCGCCCTGCTGGGCCCGTCGGGCTGCGGCAAGACCACCACGCTGCGGATGGTGGCCGGTCTCGAGGAGCCGACCGGCGGCACGATCACGCTGGGCGACGACGACATCACCCACCTCAAGCCCTACAAGCGCCCGGTCAACACCGTCTTCCAGAGCTATGCGCTCTTCCCGCACCTCACCATCGCCGCCAACGTCGCCTTCGGGCTGCGGCGGCGCGGGCGCAAGCGGGTCGCCGAGGACGTCGAGCGGATGCTCGACCTGGTCGAGCTCACGGGTCTGGCCGACCGCCGCCCCGCCCAGCTGTCCGGCGGTCAGCAGCAGCGCGTGGCGCTGGCGCGGGCCCTGATCAACCAGCCCCGGGTGCTGCTGCTCGACGAGCCCCTCGGTGCGCTCGACCTCAAGCTGCGCCGGCAGATGCAGATCGAGCTCAAGCGGATCCAGACCGAGGTCGGGCTGACTTTCGTGCACGTGACCCACGACCAGGAGGAGGCCATGACGATGGCCGACACCGTCGCGGTGATGAACGCGGGGCGCATCGAGCAGATGGGTCCGCCGGAGGTTCTCTACGAGTGCCCGGCGACCACGTTCGTCGCCAACTTCCTGGGCCAGTCCAACCTGGTCGCGGGCCGGGTCCGCGACGGCGCGGGCGAGGGGGACCTCGTGCTCGACGTGCACGGCACCACGGTGCACGCCGACCGTGCCCGCGCCGTGGTGGCGCAGGGCGACGTCTGGGTCGGCGTACGGCCCGAGAAGGTGGTGCTGGCACCGGCCGGAGGCGCACCGTCCGAGCCCGCGGGCAACTGCCTGCGCGGCGGGGTGGTCAGCGACGTCAGCTTCGTCGGGGTCAGCACCCAGTACCTCGTGCGGATGCCGTGGGGCCAGGAGCTCACGGCCTTCTCCCAGAACTCCGGGCACCACGAGCGGCTGCGCACCGGCGCCGCGGTCGACCTGCACTGGTCGCCGGCGCACACCTTCTGCCTCGACGCCTCCCAGGACGCCGCCGCCGGCGTCGAGCCCGAGGACCGGTGA
- a CDS encoding ABC transporter permease — MAGPLRTAEPTGTPPAPGGRRGGLSGYLLLLPGGVWLALFFVVPTATLVATSLYDPSGSLQLGYRMTGHVQNYADSIQDYSPQLVRSFLYAGAATLACVVLGFPLAYAIAFKAGRWKNLMLVAVIAPFFTSFLVRTLSWQYILGDNEALVSFLRTIRVLGEDGHLLATPFAVVTGLTYNFLPFMVLPLYASLEKIDHRFLEAAADLYSSPFTAFRTVTLPLAMPGLVAGTLLTFIPSAGDYINSELLGNPQTRMVGNEIQDLFAAGDYPTASALSVTLMAAIVVLVFVYVRRSGTEDLV, encoded by the coding sequence GTGGCCGGCCCGTTGCGCACCGCCGAGCCGACCGGGACGCCGCCCGCGCCCGGCGGGCGTCGCGGCGGTCTGAGCGGCTACCTGCTGCTGCTGCCCGGCGGCGTGTGGCTGGCGCTGTTCTTCGTGGTGCCCACCGCGACGCTGGTCGCGACCAGCCTCTATGACCCGAGCGGGTCGCTCCAGCTGGGCTACCGGATGACCGGTCACGTGCAGAACTACGCCGACTCCATCCAGGACTACTCGCCCCAGCTGGTGCGCAGCTTCCTGTACGCCGGCGCCGCGACGCTGGCCTGCGTCGTGCTCGGGTTCCCGCTCGCGTACGCCATCGCCTTCAAGGCGGGGCGGTGGAAGAACCTGATGCTGGTCGCCGTCATCGCGCCGTTCTTCACCAGCTTCCTGGTGCGCACCCTGTCGTGGCAGTACATCCTCGGCGACAACGAGGCCCTGGTCTCCTTCCTGCGGACGATCCGGGTGCTGGGGGAGGACGGGCACCTGCTCGCCACGCCGTTCGCGGTCGTGACCGGGCTGACCTACAACTTCCTGCCGTTCATGGTGCTGCCGCTCTACGCCTCGCTGGAGAAGATCGACCACCGGTTCCTCGAGGCCGCCGCCGACCTCTACTCCTCGCCGTTCACCGCCTTCCGCACCGTGACCCTGCCGCTGGCGATGCCCGGGCTGGTCGCCGGCACCCTGCTGACCTTCATCCCCTCGGCCGGCGACTACATCAACTCCGAGCTGCTGGGCAATCCGCAGACCCGCATGGTCGGCAACGAGATCCAGGACCTCTTCGCCGCCGGCGACTACCCGACGGCCTCCGCGCTGTCGGTCACCTTGATGGCCGCCATCGTGGTGCTGGTCTTCGTCTACGTGCGCCGCTCGGGCACCGAGGACCTGGTGTGA
- a CDS encoding ABC transporter permease, producing the protein MSAATATARRAGRGPGRWLADHLVLVLGLLVLVYMTVPVLVVMLMSFNDPASRNSYSFDGFTLANWTDVCGPFQLCESLVTSLQIGLLATLGATLLGTLMAFAMVRHRFRGRSAANLLIFLPMATPEVVMGSSLLALFVNVGVAGLLGFWTILVAHVLFCLSFVVVTVKARLAGLDPRLEQAAMDLYANEWQTFWRISFPLVFPGILGAALLSFSLSFDDFIITNLNAGQEVTFPMFVWGAAQRGIPPQINVVGTIMFLVAMAVVLAGELASRRRAGR; encoded by the coding sequence GTGAGCGCCGCGACCGCGACCGCGCGGCGGGCCGGACGTGGCCCCGGCCGGTGGCTGGCCGACCACCTGGTCCTGGTCCTGGGCCTGCTGGTGCTGGTCTACATGACGGTGCCGGTGCTCGTGGTGATGCTGATGTCCTTCAACGACCCGGCCAGCCGCAACAGCTACAGCTTCGACGGGTTCACCCTCGCCAACTGGACCGACGTCTGCGGGCCCTTCCAGCTGTGCGAGTCGCTGGTCACCAGCCTGCAGATCGGCCTGCTGGCGACCCTGGGCGCGACCCTGCTGGGCACCCTGATGGCCTTCGCGATGGTCCGGCACCGCTTCCGCGGCCGCAGCGCCGCCAACCTGCTGATCTTCCTGCCGATGGCCACGCCCGAGGTGGTGATGGGCTCCTCGCTGCTGGCGCTCTTCGTCAACGTCGGCGTGGCCGGCCTCCTCGGCTTCTGGACCATCCTGGTCGCGCACGTGCTCTTCTGCCTGTCCTTCGTCGTGGTGACCGTCAAGGCACGCCTGGCCGGGCTCGACCCGCGCCTGGAGCAGGCGGCGATGGACCTGTACGCCAACGAGTGGCAGACGTTCTGGCGGATCAGCTTCCCGCTGGTCTTCCCGGGCATCCTCGGGGCGGCGCTGCTGTCCTTCTCGCTGTCCTTCGACGACTTCATCATCACCAACCTCAACGCCGGGCAGGAGGTCACCTTCCCGATGTTCGTGTGGGGCGCGGCGCAGCGCGGCATCCCGCCGCAGATCAACGTCGTGGGCACCATCATGTTCCTGGTCGCGATGGCCGTCGTCCTCGCCGGTGAGCTCGCCAGCCGGAGACGGGCCGGGCGGTGA
- a CDS encoding NAD(P)/FAD-dependent oxidoreductase: MSTTAERALAQAEPRTYWLDDPDRPVPEPPLTGAARADLVVVGGGYTGLWTALLARARHPSASVLLLEAGECGGQASGRNGGFASASLTHGFGNGLERWPEELAQLDRLGAENLREIGETVSALGIDCDWREVGELTVATRPHHVEELQELRGALVEHGHEASWLDAAEAQAQVASPTYLGALSEPTGLALVEPARLAWGLRRACLDAGVVVHESTRVTGLERSGVGVELRTLGPQGAGRVRAGRVALATNAFPPLLRRLRLMSVPVYDHVLMTEPLSASQLASIGWSRRQGIGDAAHQFHYYRLTRDDRILWGGYDAVYHWGSRIDASLEQREQTHRLLAEHFLETFPQLAGLRFTHRWGGVIDTCTRFSAFFGTAVSGRVGYALGYTGLGVAASRFGAQVVLDLLDGADTERTRLRMVRERPLPFPPEPLRSAGINLTRWSLDRADRRGGQRNLWLRGLDAAGLGFDS; the protein is encoded by the coding sequence GTGAGCACCACCGCCGAGCGGGCCCTCGCGCAGGCCGAGCCGCGGACGTACTGGCTCGACGACCCCGACCGGCCGGTGCCGGAGCCCCCGTTGACCGGCGCCGCCCGCGCCGACCTGGTCGTGGTGGGCGGCGGCTACACCGGGCTCTGGACGGCGCTGCTGGCCCGCGCCCGCCACCCCTCGGCGTCGGTGCTGCTGCTCGAGGCGGGGGAGTGCGGCGGGCAGGCCAGCGGCCGCAACGGCGGCTTCGCCTCCGCCAGCCTGACCCACGGCTTCGGCAACGGCCTCGAGCGCTGGCCCGAGGAGCTGGCGCAGCTCGACCGGCTCGGCGCCGAGAACCTGCGCGAGATCGGCGAGACGGTCTCCGCGCTCGGCATCGACTGCGACTGGCGCGAGGTCGGCGAGCTGACGGTCGCCACGCGGCCCCACCACGTCGAGGAGCTGCAGGAGCTGCGCGGCGCGCTGGTCGAGCACGGCCATGAGGCGAGCTGGCTGGACGCCGCCGAGGCCCAGGCCCAGGTCGCGTCGCCGACGTACCTCGGGGCGCTGAGTGAGCCCACCGGCCTGGCGCTCGTCGAGCCCGCCCGGCTGGCCTGGGGCCTGCGGCGGGCCTGCCTCGACGCCGGTGTCGTGGTGCACGAGTCGACGCGGGTCACGGGGCTGGAGCGCTCCGGCGTCGGGGTCGAGCTGCGGACCCTGGGTCCGCAGGGGGCAGGTCGGGTGCGGGCGGGCCGGGTCGCGCTGGCCACCAACGCCTTCCCGCCGCTGCTGCGCCGGCTGCGGCTGATGAGCGTGCCGGTCTACGACCACGTGCTGATGACCGAGCCGCTCTCGGCCTCCCAGCTCGCCTCGATCGGGTGGTCGCGGCGCCAGGGGATCGGCGACGCCGCCCACCAGTTCCACTACTACCGGCTCACCCGCGACGACCGGATCCTGTGGGGCGGCTACGACGCTGTCTACCACTGGGGCAGCCGCATCGACGCCTCCCTCGAGCAGCGCGAGCAGACCCACCGGCTGCTCGCCGAGCACTTCCTCGAGACGTTCCCGCAGCTGGCCGGCCTCCGCTTCACGCACCGGTGGGGCGGGGTCATCGACACCTGCACCCGCTTCTCGGCGTTCTTCGGCACCGCGGTCTCGGGCCGGGTCGGCTACGCGCTGGGCTACACCGGGCTCGGGGTCGCCGCCTCGCGGTTCGGGGCGCAGGTGGTGCTCGACCTGCTCGACGGCGCCGACACCGAGCGCACCCGGCTGCGGATGGTCCGCGAACGCCCCCTGCCCTTCCCGCCCGAGCCGCTGCGCTCGGCCGGCATCAACCTCACCCGCTGGTCCCTGGACCGGGCCGACCGTCGTGGTGGGCAGCGCAACCTGTGGCTGCGTGGCCTCGACGCCGCTGGCCTCGGCTTCGACTCCTGA